In Procambarus clarkii isolate CNS0578487 chromosome 25, FALCON_Pclarkii_2.0, whole genome shotgun sequence, the following proteins share a genomic window:
- the LOC123753615 gene encoding sialin, producing the protein MERSQVNYKAMSIFGRVPARFVVGGLVFLASVTIYMLRVNLSVAIVAMVRRNNSATVASNAECLVLTQGVGVVAGEGNSTTHLEEREEEVDGEMDWDALTQGVILASYYYGYACTQIIGGRLAEIYGTKRVLGGCIFISAIWTLVTPIAARAHYGALIAIRVVLGLCSGVSWPAMQCLVARWIPPLERPRFVAIVILSSSLSVTFTLPLCALIIDTLGWDATFYLTGTLALVWCVLWFPLMHDFPLQHPRISMEELEYIETTVTASGVTRSPSRRVPWRQMTTSMPVLAIIICDIGNCFGLAVYVTQLPTYMKNVLGFSIRKNGLLSGLPFLSRYVGAVISSSSGDWLVGRGYLTILNARRIYSAIAMLGPAVGLLAVAHAGCEAAVAVALLCLSLFLNGAITTSQLVNQNDIAPNYAGTVFGISNTFGAAASFVAPVAVGAITNDQQTMGQWQKVFWMCVPIYVVTELFFLVFSSGSVQSWNYYAEKHSPEGTSDSPAKDVPEETVMIQEH; encoded by the exons ATGGAGAGAAGCCAAGTGAACTACAAGGCGATGTCCATCTTTG GACGTGTGCCGGCAAGGTTTGTGGTGGGCGGCCTGGTGTTCCTGGCTAGTGTCACTATTTACATGCTTCGTGTCAACCTCTCCGTCGCCATTGTTGCCATGGTACGTCGAAATAACAGCGCTACCGTCGCCTCGAATGCCGAATGCCTCGTCCTTACTCAAG gtgttggggtggtggctgGAGAGGGGAAttctaccacacacctg GAGGAGCGTGAAGAGGAAGTGGACGGGGAGATGGACTGGGACGCCCTGACGCAAGGAGTCATCTTAGCCAGCTACTACTACGGCTACGCCTGCACGCAG ATTATCGGTGGCCGCCTGGCGGAGATCTACGGTACAAAACGAGTCCTCGGAGGCTGCATCTTCATAAGCGCCATCTGGACTCTTGTGACGCCCATAGCCGCCCGCGCCCACTACGGAGCCCTCATCGCCATCCGGGTCGTCCTGGGTCTCTGTAGC GGCGTGTCGTGGCCAGCCATGCAGTGTCTTGTGGCCCGCTGGATCCCGCCACTGGAGCGTCCAAGATTCGTCGCCATTGTGATCTTGT CCAGTTCCTTGAGCGTGACGTTCACCCTGCCTCTCTGCGCCCTCATCATCGACACCCTCGGCTGGGACGCCACCTTCTACCTGACGGGAACACTGGCGCTAGTGTGGTGTGTCTTGTGGTTTCCACTCATGCACGACTTCCCTCTGCAACACCCAAG AATAAGCATGGAGGAGTTGGAATACATAGAAACGACTGTAACGGCGAGTGGAGTGACGAGGAGTCCATCAAGACGTGTTCCCTGGCGGCAGATGACCACTAGCATGCCTGTGTTAGCCATCATCATTTGCGACATAGGAAACTGCTTCGGCCTTGCGGTCTATGTGACCCAGTTGCCCACCTACATGAAGAATGTTCTCGGGTTCTCTATAAGAAAG aatGGGCTATTGTCAGGCCTGCCATTCCTGTCGCGTTACGTGGGGGCAGTTATTTCCAGCTCCAGCGGTGACTGGCTGGTAGGACGAGGGTACCTCACCATTCTTAACGCCCGCAGgatatacagtgctatag CAATGCTGGGTCCTGCTGTTGGGCTGCTGGCGGTGGCACACGCCGGCTGTGAGGCGGCTGTGGCGGTGGCACTGCTGTGTCTGAGTCTCTTCCTCAACGGTGCCATCACCACCAGTCAACTCGTCAACCAGAATGACATTGCTCCTAATTACGCAG GGACTGTCTTTGGGATAAGCAATACCTTTGGTGCAGCCGCCTCCTTCGTCGCACCTGTGGCAGTTGGGGCCATTACCAACGATCAG CAAACGATGGGTCAATGGCAGAAGGTGTTCTGGATGTGTGTCCCAATTTACGTAGTCACCGAGCTCTTCTTCCTCGTTTTCTCCTCTGGTTCTGTACAGTCCTGGAACTACTACGCCGAAAAGCATTCTCCCGAAGGAACTTCTGATTCTCCAGCTAAAGACGTTCCAGAAGAGACTGTGATGATCCAGGAGCACTGA